Proteins found in one Populus alba chromosome 14, ASM523922v2, whole genome shotgun sequence genomic segment:
- the LOC118041509 gene encoding aspartyl protease family protein 2: MQTPLSVSHLILLYYSMEGKTRNASTLLLSFACIFLSLSTTTTTLSTSLQFQTLTLNPLPNKPTISWADTEPGTQTFTDRTTSEPSSSATTFLSVQLHHIDALSSDKSSQDLFNSRLARDAARVKSLISLAATVGGRNLTRARGPGFSSSVISGLAQGSGEYFTRLGVGTPARYVYMVLDTGSDIVWIQCAPCKKCYSQTDPVFDPTKSRSFANIPCGSPLCRRLDFPGCSTKKQTCLYQVSYGDGSFTVGEFSTETLTFRGTRVGRVLLGCGHDNEGLFVGAAGLLGLGRGRLSFPSQIGRRFSSKFSYCLVDRSASSRPSSIVFGDSAISRTARFTPLLSNPKLDTFYYVELLGISVGGTRVSGISASLFKLDSTGNGGVIIDSGTSVTRLTRAAYVALRDAFRVGASNLKRAPEFSLFDTCFDLSGKTEVKVPTVALHFRGADVSLPASNYLIPVDNSGSFCFAFAGTASGLSIIGNIQQQGFRVVYDVATSRVGFAPRGCA; encoded by the coding sequence ATGCAAACACCTCTCAGTGTATCCCATCtcattttactctattattcaatggaaggaaaaacaagaaatgCCTCCACTCTCCTTTTATCCTTCGCCTGCATTTTCCTTTCCctatccaccaccaccaccactctcTCCACTTCACTGCAGTTCCAAACCCTAACCCTCAACCCCCTTCCTAACAAACCAACTATCTCGTGGGCCGACACCGAACCCGGAACCCAAACCTTCACCGACCGAACAACGTCAGAACCCTCCAGTTCCGCCACCACTTTCCTCTCCGTACAGTTACACCACATAGATGCCTTGTCTTCGGACAAATCATCACAAGATCTCTTCAACTCGAGACTTGCACGTGATGCAGCACGTGTCAAATCTTTAATTTCCCTTGCGGCAACCGTTGGCGGTAGAAACCTGACGCGTGCGCGCGGCCCTGGGTTCAGTAGTTCTGTAATCTCAGGGCTCGCTCAAGGGAGTGGAGAGTACTTCACGCGCCTTGGTGTAGGGACCCCAGCAAGATATGTCTACATGGTGCTTGACACTGGAAGCGACATCGTCTGGATCCAGTGTGCTCCATGCAAAAAGTGTTACTCTCAAACCGACCCAGTTTTTGACCCGACTAAATCCAGGTCCTTCGCTAATATCCCCTGTGGGTCACCCTTGTGTAGGAGACTTGATTTTCCAGGTTGCAGCACGAAAAAACAGACATGTCTGTATCAAGTCTCTTACGGAGACGGGTCGTTCACTGTTGGTGAGTTCTCAACCGAAACGCTGACGTTCAGAGGAACCAGAGTTGGTCGTGTGTTGCTTGGTTGTGGGCATGACAATGAGGGCCTTTTTGTTGGTGCTGCTGGATTGCTGGGACTCGGTAGGGGAAGATTATCCTTCCCTTCACAAATCGGTCGCCGGTTCAGCAGCAAGTTTTCTTACTGTCTGGTAGACCGGTCTGCTTCTTCTAGACCGTCTTCTATAGTTTTCGGTGACTCGGCTATTTCAAGAACCGCCCGGTTCACTCCATTGTTGTCGAACCCGAAATTAGACACCTTTTATTATGTTGAGCTTCTCGGGATTAGTGTCGGTGGGACGCGTGTTTCTGGGATCTCAGCTTCTTTATTCAAACTCGACTCTACAGGGAACGGCGGCGTTATAATTGATTCGGGTACGTCAGTGACCCGACTGACCCGGGCCGCTTATGTGGCTCTACGTGATGCTTTCCGGGTCGGAGCATCCAATTTGAAACGGGCACCGGAATTCTCGTTGTTTGACACATGTTTTGATTTGTCTGGGAAGACAGAGGTGAAGGTGCCAACGGTGGCTTTACATTTTAGAGGTGCTGACGTGTCATTGCCGGCGTCGAACTATTTGATACCAGTGGATAATAGCGGGAGTTTTTGCTTTGCGTTTGCAGGTACAGCGAGTGGATTGTCAATAATTGGAAATATCCAACAACAAGGTTTCCGGGTTGTGTATGACGTGGCGACCTCACGGGTCGGATTCGCTCCCCGTGGATGCGCTTGA
- the LOC118041508 gene encoding cyclic pyranopterin monophosphate synthase, mitochondrial produces MFLRRAAVALPHSRRFFSTDKTYDISSVIEEMNKEMESVFGECPPSELAGSSNQAVGESRLKPHGLASSSSENFSRSQESQFAHQKMNHNAVGLSHIGSAGEAQMVDVSPKENTKRIAIASCKVILGKKVFDMVLANQMAKGDVLTVAKIAGINGAKHTSSFIPLCHNIMLTHVRVDLVLNPDDHSVKIEGEAASSGKTGVEMEAMMAVTVAGLTVYDMCKAASKEIQMTDVRLERKTGGKSGDWSRE; encoded by the exons ATGTTTCTTCGCCGAGCTGCAGTGGCCTTGCCCCACTCGAGAAGGTTCTTTAGTACTGACAAAACTTATGATATTTCAAGTGTCATTGAAGAAATGAATAAG GAAATGGAATCAGTCTTTGGTGAATGTCCTCCAAGTGAACTTGCTGGTTCTAGCAATCAAGCGGTTGGAGAATCCCGTTTAAAACCTCATGGACTCGCCAGTTCTAGTAGTGAAAATTTTAGCAGGTCTCAAGAATCCCAATTTGCACATCAAAAAATGAATCATAACGCTGTTGGGCTAAGTCACATTGGAAGTGCAGGAGAGGCCCAAATGGTGGATGTGTCTCCAAAAGAAAACACTAAGAGAATTGCTATTGCTAGTTGCAAAGTAATTCTTGGCAAGAAGGTGTTTGATATGGTCTTAGCCAACCAAATGGCCAAAGGCGATGTCCTTACCGTGGCCAAAATTGCTGGCATAAATGGAGCAAAGCATACTAGTAGCTTTATCCCATTATGCCACAATATCATGCTAACCCATGTTCGTGTTGATCTAGTGCTGAATCCGGATGATCACAGTGTCAAAATTGAAGGGGAAGCTGCTTCATCTGGGAAAACTGGGGTTGAGATGGAGGCAATGATGGCAGTGACGGTTGCTGGCCTAACTGTTTATGATATGTGCAAGGCCGCTTCTAAGGAAATTCAGATGACAGATGTGCGGCTTGAGCGTAAAACTGGTGGTAAGAGCGGGGACTGGTCCAGGGAGTAG
- the LOC118041239 gene encoding transcription factor MTB1 yields the protein MKIELGVGGGAWNDEDKTMVAAVLGTKAFNYLLSNSVANQNLLMAMCGDESLQNKLSDLVDRPNASNFSWNYAIFWQISCSKSGDWVLGWGDGSCREPREGEESEVTRILNIRHEDETQQRMRKRVIQKLQTLFGESDEDNYALGLDQVTDTEMFFLASMYFSFPHGEGGPGKCYASGKHMWISDALKPGPDYCVRSFLAKSAGFQTIVLVATDVGVVELGSVRSVPESIEMVQSIRSWFSTRNSSIRAKPMAAAAAAMPAVSEKKDENSPFSNFGIVERVGVPKIFGQDLNSNHGHGHGHGPGFREKLVVRKMEERPSWNVYQNGTRLALPGAQNGLHGSGWAQSFGMKQGTPGDVYGSQATANNLQELVNGVREEFRLNHYQPQKQVQMQIDFSGASSGPSVIGKPLSAESEHSDVEASCKEERPGMADDRKPRKRGRKPANGREEPLNHVEAERQRREKLNQRFYALRAVVPNISKMDKASLLGDAISYINELQAKLKVMEAEREKSGSISRDASALDANTNGESHNQAPDVDIQASHDELMVRVSCPLDSHPASRVIQAFKEAQITVVESKLSAANDTVFHTFVIKSQGSEQLTKEKLMAAFSRESSSLHSLSSTG from the coding sequence ATGAAGATTGAGCTGGGTGTGGGAGGTGGGGCATGGAACGATGAAGATAAGACCATGGTTGCTGCTGTTTTAGGCACTAAAGCTTTTAATTACTTGCTATCAAATTCTGTAGCTAATCAGAATCTGTTAATGGCTATGTGTGGTGATGAGAGTTTGCAAAATAAGCTCTCTGATCTTGTGGACCGCCCCAACGCCTCCAATTTCAGCTGGAACTATGCCATTTTTTGGCAGATTTCATGTTCCAAGTCTGGTGACTGGGTTCTTGGTTGGGGAGATGGGTCTTGCAGGGAGCCTAGAGAAGGTGAAGAATCTGAGGTCACTAGAATTCTCAATATACGCCATGAGGATGAGACTCAGCAGAGGATGAGAAAGAGAGTTATTCAGAAGCTGCAGACGTTGTTTGGAGAATCAGACGAGGATAATTATGCCTTGGGATTGGACCAGGTTACTGATACTGAGATGTTCTTTTTGGCCTCCATGTATTTCTCCTTTCCCCATGGAGAAGGTGGTCCAGGAAAGTGTTATGCCTCCGGGAAGCATATGTGGATCTCTGATGCTTTGAAACCAGGGCCTGATTATTGTGTGAGGTCATTTCTTGCAAAGTCTGCGGGGTTTCAGACAATTGTGTTGGTGGCTACCGATGTTGGCGTTGTTGAATTAGGGTCAGTGAGATCTGTTCCTGAAAGTATAGAAATGGTTCAATCAATAAGGTCATGGTTTTCCACTCGGAATTCAAGTATCAGAGCCAAGCCAAtggctgcagcagcagcagccatgCCTGCTGTGAGTGAAAAGAAAGATGAGAATTCCCCATTTTCAAATTTTGGGATTGTGGAGAGAGTTGGAGTTCCGAAGATTTTTGGTCAGGATTTGAACTCAAATCATGGTCATGGTCATGGTCATGGTCCTGGCTTTAGGGAGAAACTTGTCGTCAGAAAAATGGAAGAGAGACCATCATGGAATGTTTACCAGAATGGTACTAGGCTTGCATTACCTGGTGCTCAAAATGGCCTTCATGGTTCTGGTTGGGCACAGAGTTTTGGTATGAAACAAGGGACCCCAGGTGATGTTTATGGTTCACAAGCCACAGCAAATAATCTACAAGAGCTGGTTAATGGGGTTAGGGAGGAGTTTAGGCTTAACCATTACCAACCTCAAAAGCAGGTGCAAATGCAAATTGATTTTTCAGGAGCCTCTTCGGGGCCTTCTGTGATTGGCAAACCACTTAGTGCAGAATCTGAGCATTCTGATGTTGAAGCTTCATGCAAGGAAGAACGGCCAGGCATGGCAGATGATCGGAAGCCTCGTAAACGAGGCAGGAAGCCAGCAAATGGAAGAGAAGAACCCCTCAATCATGTTGAGGCAGAGAGGCAGCGGCGAGAGAAGCTTAACCAGCGGTTCTATGCATTACGAGCTGTTGTGCCCAATATTTCCAAGATGGACAAGGCTTCATTGTTGGGAGATGCTATTTCTTACATCAATGAGCTTCAAGCAAAGCTCAAGGTAATGGAAGCTGAAAGGGAAAAGTCGGGGAGCATTTCGAGAGATGCATCGGCTTTGGATGCTAACACAAATGGAGAAAGTCACAATCAAGCTCCAGATGTCGACATTCAAGCTTCCCATGATGAGTTGATGGTAAGAGTGAGTTGTCCGTTGGATTCACATCCTGCATCAAGAGTGATTCAAGCATTCAAAGAAGCACAAATCACTGTTGTTGAGTCAAAACTTTCTGCTGCAAATGACACTGTATTTCATACATTTGTGATCAAGTCTCAAGGATCCGAGCAGCTAACAAAGGAAAAGCTGATGGCAGCATTTTCCCGTGAATCCAGCTCATTACACTCATTATCATCGACTGGGTAG